From a region of the Mycolicibacterium sp. MU0050 genome:
- a CDS encoding SRPBCC family protein, with protein MAKVDVSESSTLTPAQAWALASDLRRFDEWLTIFGGWRSAVPDTLAAGTTVSSLIKVKGFRNVIHWEVTRYEEPRRIGLHGHGRGGVQIELDMTVTEDQPGSTFHLVAELRGGLLSGPVGRLVAKVLESDVRRSVRKLATLSPAES; from the coding sequence ATGGCAAAGGTGGACGTATCCGAATCCTCGACCCTGACCCCCGCGCAGGCCTGGGCGCTGGCCTCAGACCTGCGGCGCTTCGACGAATGGCTGACGATCTTCGGCGGCTGGCGCTCGGCCGTGCCGGACACCCTCGCCGCGGGCACCACGGTGTCCTCGCTGATCAAGGTGAAGGGGTTCCGCAACGTCATCCACTGGGAGGTGACCCGCTATGAGGAGCCGCGGCGCATCGGCTTGCACGGCCACGGCCGCGGCGGCGTGCAGATCGAACTGGACATGACCGTCACCGAGGATCAGCCCGGCTCGACGTTCCATCTGGTCGCGGAACTGCGCGGCGGCCTGCTGTCCGGGCCAGTGGGCCGGCTGGTGGCCAAGGTGCTGGAGTCGGATGTCCGGCGGTCGGTGCGCAAGCTGGCGACGTTGTCGCCGGCGGAGTCTTAA